The Candidatus Methylacidiphilales bacterium region CGCGCGCCGGATTGAAACACGCCATGGTCAGGGGACCGAGCAGGGAGATGAGCAGGGTGACCGTCAGACCGATGGTCAGGGCGGTGAGGATCTGGGGGCGTCCGGAATTGCGGGCATCGGTGCAGGCGAAGATGACCAGCAGCAGGATGGCGGTGCCGATGACTTCGGCGCCGATGGCGGCGGTGTGGGTCATGAGCTGCCGGGACTCAGTAGTGAGGGGTTGTCCGCCCGGGTTGGGGAAGTATTCCCCGAAGATCATGGCGGTGGCTTCGCTGCCGGGGGCGCCGCGCTCGATGCCGTGCCCCGCCTCATAGGTGCGGAGGGCATCACCGAAGATGAGGAAGAGGACGGCTGCAGCCAGGAATGCAGCCACGAGTTGGGTGGCGATGTAGGGCAGGACCCTGGAGCGGGGGAAGCCGCCAAAGACGGTCATGGCGATGGTGACGGCGGGATTGAGATGGGCCCCGCTGAGGGAGCCGGTCAGGTAAATGGCGGTGGCGATGCCAAGGCCCCAAACGATGGCGACCTGGAACACGCCGACCTGGGCCCCGGTGAGGACGGCAGCGCAGACGCTGCCGCACCCGAAGAAAACGAGGAGGAAGGTGCCAAGCGACTCACCGATGAACCATGAGGGCAGATTTTTCATGCGCGTCACTTTATGAGGATTGG contains the following coding sequences:
- a CDS encoding MIP/aquaporin family protein, whose protein sequence is MKNLPSWFIGESLGTFLLVFFGCGSVCAAVLTGAQVGVFQVAIVWGLGIATAIYLTGSLSGAHLNPAVTIAMTVFGGFPRSRVLPYIATQLVAAFLAAAVLFLIFGDALRTYEAGHGIERGAPGSEATAMIFGEYFPNPGGQPLTTESRQLMTHTAAIGAEVIGTAILLLVIFACTDARNSGRPQILTALTIGLTVTLLISLLGPLTMACFNPARDLGPRLFSSLAGWGSIPFTTNGWGWLTVYILAPIFGGLIGGRIYTAFLKPAYTSAHPTQV